The window TTTCATATAGAAAAATATAGAGAAATTTATGAAAACTTAAAGCGTCATAAATTCACTCACAAGTCTCTATGgaaattatgaaaaataaaattgagAAAGAGATGACAAATGTAGAAGAACTGTAATATAGTGATAACTAGTGGGTTGGTAACCCTTTTATAGTAAGTTTCTATGAAGACTGTCGATTGAAACAGAAAATATCGATGGCTAAGAGGACAAAATAAGAGGagagaagacctacaagttcttatgagcaaaatcacgtattatagtcaacaatatggactcgaTGTAaatgttaagaagacaaagcttatgataattagcaagaaaaggataacagaaggtcaactctacgtcaaccaattccctgtagaaagagtgacgcactacaactacctcggcaccataataaatgaagaatggaccaacaaccaggagattagagcacacatcggaaaagctagatccaccttaaTTGGAtcggggccttcttcaagagtcacaacctctctcttgatacaaaagtaagaatgctgcgatgctacgtcttctctattttttttatggtgttgaatcgtggaccttgaacgaagatatgtgcagaaaactggatgcatttgagatgtggctatatcggagaatgcttaagatcccgtggactgaccgagtcacaaatgaggaggtcctcataagaatgaataagaaccgagaggtactgaccaccatcaaatctcgaaagttacagttcttcggataTATTATGCGACATGAATCCAGATATGGTCTCCTTCAAGCCattctgcaaggaaaaatatttggaaaacgaggtccaggaagaagaagaatcttggttaaagaaacctcagaatctggttcaatacaacaccTGTGCAGCTTTTAAGCGCTGctacagataagataaagattgccatgatgatcgctaacattcgtaacggataggcacatcaagacgAAGAAGAGGACAAATATtgtatgtccatttttattataaatgagATATGTACAGGTCTGTGCCGATCGAGATGAAATCTTTATTGTGCTCAAATATGGTATGTCCTCATAGAACGGTTTACTAGTTACTGAAGTAGCATTAAATATTTGAAGCAATTTGTGCTTAGTGCACAAATCTTGCATATCCAATGCAATATTTGTGCCGCTCACAAAATTCAAAACGAAACGACGCTTATTGTATGCCCAAAGATATAATATTTGTCCACAATCTTGGAGGCTCGTCAGCGTATAGTACGTGTTGCACGCGTCTGCGCAAAGGTAGCAATTAAGGGTGGGAGTGGTTTAAATAGCAATCTGTGCTCATAGGAATTTGCCTTTTCATTTTGGTCCAGTCCAGTGTTGTATATCGCCGTAAGCTGTTACATACGTAATTGTTAAACCGGCGTGTAGTGttcgaaatataaaaataaaatgaacaacCGAGGAAAGCGAATAGTTCAGATGGCAAGAAATAGTAGGTAGTTGGATTATGAATATTTTGTATTGGATAGATGTGACGAATGTTAAAAACTATAGCATGAATTTTGTTACAGATCTAAAAGATGAGAATCAAGACGACGTCTGTTTGGATACAGTGGCAGGGCCTTCCCATAAAAGAATATTATTAGAGTGTAGGTCGACGAGCCGTTTGCCACAGAGCCGGGGCCTTTCCATAGAAGACGATTATCAGAATGTAGTGTCGACGAGCCATTTGCCGACTCTGAAAGTGACTACCTCCCGTCTGACCAAAATAATAGTAGTTCAGCTTCGTCAACACATGATACAGAAAATCGTCAAGTACTTTCTCCTGTAGTTTACAGCATAGACGGTTCATCACAAAGAGAAAGAAAACGCAGGCTAGTGGCCAAATCAGAATTATGGGAAAAAAAATAAGATGAAGTTGTTACTGACAAAGAATATGTAAACAGAAAAGAGGTAACAGTAAGAGCTAAGTCACCACGTATTGTTAATTGCGACAACTGTAGGTTTAAAGGAAGCATTAACATATCTTGAGAAAGACAAATAATCATTTGCCAAGAATATTGGAATCTTACTGATTCAACaacacaaaaaatttttatttgctcTTTACTCGAAGAGAAAAACATTGACAGAAAGAAGTCGCAatgagagaaaaaaaaaagagaaaacatagtcgttattattatttactgacTGGCTCTAATGAACGTGTAAGGGTGTGCCAAAAATATTTTTGTGCTACATTTGCATTTAGTTTTCAAATAGTTGAAACTGCACTGAAGTATCGTGGAGTCAGTGGTGTTTATGCTGGCTGTGACCATCGCAAAGGAAGACCAGCTCCGAATACAACATCCGCTGAGCAAGTTCGTCACATTAAGACTCATATTGAGGTGTTTCCTCGAATGGCATCCCATTATTGTCGTGATACTATGAGAAATTATCTGTCGAGTGAGTTAAATATCAGTGTGATTTATCGTTTATCTGCAGTGATTATTGTTCCAAAAATAATGTACCACTTGTTAAGTACAATGTATTTAGATCAGTATTTAATGGTTATGATTCACCTTTGTCATTTTATAAACCGAAAAAAGATCAATGTGTAACATGTAACGTTGTGTGTAAGTCGGTGGGAGGCAcataaagcaaaataaaaaagtgGAATGGAAATGAAAGCAGCTGATAGAAAGCCGTAGACAATAAAGGTAAAACATTTCGAGCAATTACATTTGACTTACAATCAATACTAAATGTGCCTTATGCTGGTGATAGCAAAATATTCTACAGACATAAACTTTCCATCTACAATTTCACAATTTTTGACGCTTCCAATGCAGATGGTTATTCATATTTATGGGACGAGACACAAGGCAAAAGAGGATCAGTTGAAATTGGAAATTGTTTGCTGAAATATTTGCAATCTTTACCCAATACTGTTACATATGTTTCCTCATTTTCAGATACTGCTGCGATGATGTATGCTGTTGATAGATAATCTTCAAATAATAGATCTAAAATATTTGGAACCAGGACATACATACTTAGAAGTGGATTCGATGTACGCTACCATAGAACGTGCTCGAAAAAATAAGAAAGTGTACTCCCCCCGTGAATGGGGTATTTTAATACAAATGTCAAGGTTAAAACATCGTCCCTACATTGTTATTCATCGCACGTACTCCGATTTCTATAATTTTAAGGAGTTAGCTTCTAAGTATAATGTTACATACGACTTTTTAAAATTGAACGTAGGCGACATAGGCACACGCAGAACGAGAACACAGAAACAGTGTGAAAATGCCCATGATGTACATCGTGAACAACAGTATAACAGTTTTTTGCCAATATCCAATCCAAAAAAGCATGACCTTCTGTGTCTCTTACGCGAGAAGGTAATTCTAGAAGACTACAGAAACTTTGTAGAGACATTACCTATACCCGTAGAGGCTAAAGATATTGTTCCAAGTGATTCTGAATACGAAACAGACCAAGTTTTAATTGTGTTTGACTTTATGCAGGTTTtccgttaataaaaatttcatttgtaCTACTAGTATTATTTTAAACcttattttatgatattttcaCAATTGCAGTATGGAAATAATGATATGTTGTAGGTCCATACAAAGGGTTACTTTTAGCCTGTTAAATGTGATTAAAATTTAACACTAATAGAAATAGAActgaataatatataaaaaaaggtgtaaaatgaacttaactgtaaattaatcaGGGTTAACGCAAACTTTCAAATTGATATTGCTGAAAACATCAATTTTGGACATACAATATTATTACAGGATTTCGGACATACAATATTACATATATAAACATTGATAAGTCTTCAATATATTACAAGAACAAAATGGCTTTCATGCAGCAGGCAGATCAACTCATATAAATCTTTAAAGGCCTGACAAAAGCATACGATAATGTATCACTTCCAATGCTCTGGGTAGCAACGGAAAAACAAGgaacaaacaaaaaaatgtatAAGAGCAATACAAGAGCTTTACGAAAATAtaacggcaaacattaaaactggagaCAAATTAATTAGGGAAAAATAAGGCTGCTCCATGGTACCTACACTTTTCAATATATCTGAATAAGCCGCTCCCAATGTGGAGAAGGAAAAACTGCAATATTGGTATCCCACACGATACTCATCGCTGACGACCTAGCCATTCTAAGATTATATGTTCAGAAAACTGGAAGAGGAATACACCAAGTGGGGCCTTAtaattaatatatgtatatatatatatatatatatatatatatatatatatatatatatattatatatatatatatatatatatatatatatattatatatatatatatatatatatatatatatatatatatatattatatatatatatatatatatattatatatatatatatatatatatatatatatatatatatatatatatatatatatatatatatatataatcaataacccttctaccctaaggtgttgggtgtgtcctgtctaggatggcggcaatttcatcgtcccaggtcttcatgggtctgcccctcggccttttcaaggttcttctcgcttcccacacttgtttcacttggctttttttatccatccttaccatgtgtccgtaccatctcagttgggcttcttcgattttcttctctattgattagactttaaggcgttctcttatttcatcgtttcgtatcctgtccattctggtcacccctagtactcttcttagatacttcattgaaatactttgcagtttattttttagtctggtggtgagcgtccagctttcacatccaaatgttaagataggtacaaaaactgttttttttttgtagatagctatctttgcttcttgggatacttcttttttcgataggaatgtgctcttaattgcttcttgtgtacccctactctctagttgcactcccaggtatttgaaggtttcgacttgttctaaagtatagttattgattttaatgtttgtatgttggtcTGTTTTCCCACATACCATGACCTTGGTTTTACTTTCATTAATTCTCAGGTTACGTTTTTCAAGTTTATCTTTCCATATCTGGAGGTTTCTCTTAAGTGCGTCCTCGTTTCTTCCAAATAAGACGAGGTCATCTGCAAATTCGCACTCTGCTATCTGTATCATTTCCAGGTTTCTATGTCCAACAAATATTCTCGATGTTTCTTCTCTAGTTTCCTTCATTACATCATCTAGTACAATATTGAACAGGATGGGGCCTAGTACACCTCTTTGTCGTAAGCCATCATTGACTCTAAACTCTTCTGATTCCATATTATCTGTTCTTACTCTGTTTCTTGTGTTCTTGTATAGGCTCATAATAGCTTTTCTGAGTTTGCTGTCTACTTCTGTTTCTTAGGCTTTTGTCTATTTCGGTTCGCGgggttctatcaaatgctttttcgaggtCTATGAAGGCTTGGTCATGAATGCTTCTTCCCTTCCTGAAACCGCTCTGTGACTGCTCCAGCTTATGGTCTACTTCTTGTAGTAGTCTTTTCTCCAGTACTCGTTCGTAAACTTTGGAAGGGATACTCAGGagagttatacctctgtagttgctgcattctcatctgtcaccttttttgaaaatgggtagaataacgcccacttcccagtcttttgggatcttgttctcattccatgctttattgcaaacttttctaagcatttcatttccattttcccccatattttttagcatttccgcaGTTATCTTATCATAGCCAGCTGCCTTTCCTCTTTTGAGCCTGAGTATTATTTCACTTATTTCTTCTATCGTTATTTCGTTTTGGTTTGAGTTCTCATATGGGTTTTCTTCAGTGTTGTCTATTTCATTAATATAGTCTTTTTGAGTCCGAAGGTCTTCGAATATTCTCTCCAC is drawn from Diabrotica undecimpunctata isolate CICGRU chromosome 5, icDiaUnde3, whole genome shotgun sequence and contains these coding sequences:
- the LOC140442496 gene encoding uncharacterized protein; this encodes MESEEFRVNDGLRQRGVLGPILFNIVLDDVMKETREETSRIFVGHRNLEMIQIAECEFADDLVLFGRNEDALKRNLQIWKDKLEKRNLRINESKTKVMAKSNPLYGPTTYHYFHTAIVKIS